The following proteins are co-located in the Planococcus plakortidis genome:
- a CDS encoding bifunctional adenosylcobinamide kinase/adenosylcobinamide-phosphate guanylyltransferase, which translates to MHIVFGGAFNGKRKYVKEQMNPELGRWLEGELPAPGEPAVIAGLEQWIRKQLERQCPEQEIVAAIRGLAESAGERIWILTDISRGIVPIDPLEREWRDVTGRSYQYLFGKAQHITRIWYGIPQTIKGDGRDEYIHENRG; encoded by the coding sequence ATGCATATCGTATTCGGTGGAGCCTTTAACGGCAAGCGCAAGTATGTAAAAGAACAGATGAATCCGGAATTGGGCAGATGGCTCGAAGGTGAACTGCCGGCTCCGGGTGAGCCCGCGGTGATCGCGGGATTGGAGCAATGGATCCGCAAGCAGCTGGAACGGCAATGCCCTGAACAGGAAATAGTTGCGGCAATCCGCGGACTGGCGGAAAGTGCAGGCGAACGCATCTGGATATTGACCGACATCAGCCGCGGCATCGTGCCAATCGATCCGCTTGAACGCGAATGGCGTGATGTTACAGGGCGAAGCTATCAATATTTATTCGGCAAGGCGCAACACATCACGCGCATTTGGTACGGTATTCCGCAAACAATCAAAGGAGATGGTCGAGATGAATATATACACGAAAACCGGGGATAA
- the cbiB gene encoding adenosylcobinamide-phosphate synthase CbiB — MIHYVLAIGIGLLLDRLIGDPPTWPHPVRWIGSLINRLKSRLNVPQHAFRNGFIMLAIVLVIVASTTIFAVMAAYSLHPVIGILAEALLIAAGLSQKSLKQAAEDVYAPLVQGDLALARNKLSWIVGRDTESLGESEITRGVVETVSENTSDGITAPMFWALLFGAPGLWIYKAVNTCDSMVGYRNEEFRDFGFASAKFDDVLNYVPSRVTGLLIVLFTRNDSGMPLKNRLSIWLRDARKHPSPNSGWLEAATAVQLGIELGGFNSYGGVRSIRAKMGEPLVKLEAKHIKSAISQMDIAAISFFALIAIGGILLEFA; from the coding sequence ATGATCCACTATGTGCTGGCAATTGGCATCGGCCTATTGCTCGACCGGCTGATCGGGGATCCGCCGACATGGCCGCATCCCGTTCGCTGGATCGGTTCATTGATCAATAGGCTGAAAAGCCGCCTGAATGTGCCGCAGCATGCGTTTCGCAATGGCTTCATCATGCTTGCCATCGTGCTAGTGATTGTCGCTTCAACGACAATCTTCGCCGTCATGGCTGCCTATTCGCTCCATCCAGTGATCGGAATTTTGGCCGAAGCGCTGTTAATCGCTGCCGGCTTGTCCCAGAAAAGCTTGAAGCAGGCAGCGGAAGATGTCTATGCACCGCTTGTCCAAGGTGATTTAGCCCTCGCCCGGAACAAGCTGTCATGGATTGTCGGGCGAGACACGGAATCTTTGGGAGAAAGCGAAATTACTCGCGGTGTCGTCGAAACGGTTTCCGAAAATACAAGCGATGGCATTACCGCTCCGATGTTTTGGGCGCTATTGTTCGGCGCGCCGGGATTGTGGATCTACAAAGCGGTCAATACATGCGATTCGATGGTCGGCTATAGGAACGAGGAATTCCGAGATTTCGGTTTTGCCTCTGCCAAATTCGACGATGTGTTGAATTACGTACCGAGCCGGGTGACCGGATTATTGATTGTGCTATTCACCCGAAATGACAGCGGCATGCCGCTGAAAAACCGCCTTTCCATTTGGTTGCGCGATGCCCGGAAGCATCCAAGCCCGAACAGCGGCTGGCTGGAAGCGGCAACGGCCGTGCAGCTTGGCATCGAACTTGGGGGTTTCAACTCCTATGGCGGTGTCCGGTCGATCCGCGCCAAAATGGGCGAACCGCTAGTCAAACTTGAAGCAAAACACATCAAAAGCGCCATCAGCCAGATGGATATTGCCGCGATCAGTTTTTTCGCACTGATTGCAATAGGGGGAATCCTGCTTGAATTTGCCTGA
- a CDS encoding alpha-ribazole-5-phosphate synthase, translated as MRNELVIDGLVITTDNSAAIGEKPHDIVHVPDEVAAKFAARVALAEQWAAGGEAIAILLHNFSGDLQWPRYVSGITQLFSGLDMPVPPVSGSTESNIETLQSALSVTIIGRKLRALADPHELAWFIYGEPLAGEEVINQPERIADLQIVKNALDRDQIERIWPVGSGGIEQEAEKLFGRRMPLAQEIDLTTSGGPATCLFIGVRIGKVPEAKRLFGRHFRPLTQ; from the coding sequence ATGCGCAACGAATTGGTAATTGATGGCCTGGTCATCACGACGGACAATTCAGCGGCAATCGGGGAGAAGCCGCATGACATCGTGCATGTGCCGGATGAAGTCGCAGCGAAGTTCGCTGCGCGTGTCGCATTGGCTGAACAATGGGCGGCTGGGGGAGAAGCAATTGCCATCCTGCTCCATAATTTCAGCGGAGACCTGCAATGGCCCCGTTACGTCTCAGGAATCACGCAATTATTTTCCGGGCTCGACATGCCAGTGCCGCCAGTATCAGGAAGCACCGAAAGCAATATCGAGACCCTGCAATCGGCGCTGTCGGTAACGATCATCGGGCGCAAGCTTCGCGCCCTCGCCGATCCGCATGAACTTGCATGGTTCATCTACGGAGAGCCGCTCGCCGGGGAAGAGGTGATAAATCAGCCGGAGCGGATCGCCGATTTGCAAATCGTAAAGAACGCCCTCGACCGCGATCAAATCGAGCGCATCTGGCCGGTTGGGTCAGGGGGCATTGAACAGGAAGCGGAAAAGCTGTTCGGCCGCAGGATGCCGTTAGCCCAAGAAATTGATCTCACAACATCAGGCGGCCCTGCCACCTGCCTGTTTATCGGTGTCAGAATAGGCAAAGTGCCGGAAGCGAAACGCCTTTTCGGAAGGCATTTTCGCCCATTGACCCAATAG
- a CDS encoding histidine phosphatase family protein produces the protein MGNAFVLRLIRHAPTAGNMRKAYIGWTDEPILPFEAMPDHGTRFVWGSDLLRCRQTAHFLFPDAHYEATADWRELNFGEWEEMTYGDLEYNERYRKWIDALETIKPPGGESLQQLAERVDRAIDAFSETGNFTVVTHGGPIRYILSKASGQQFFSQQAAHGHCYTVIWASKSAYKEGDPCISYSVEPLTASASM, from the coding sequence ATGGGGAATGCTTTTGTTCTTCGTCTGATCCGCCATGCGCCGACCGCGGGCAATATGCGGAAGGCCTATATCGGCTGGACCGATGAACCGATTTTGCCGTTCGAAGCAATGCCCGATCACGGCACACGGTTCGTATGGGGCAGTGATTTGCTGCGCTGCAGGCAAACGGCGCATTTCCTGTTCCCGGACGCCCATTATGAAGCGACTGCCGACTGGCGGGAATTGAATTTCGGGGAATGGGAAGAAATGACATATGGCGATTTGGAATACAATGAACGTTACCGTAAGTGGATTGATGCCCTCGAGACAATAAAGCCGCCGGGCGGTGAGAGTTTGCAGCAATTGGCCGAACGGGTTGACCGGGCAATAGATGCTTTTTCCGAAACGGGAAATTTTACGGTCGTCACTCACGGCGGGCCGATCCGCTATATCCTGTCAAAAGCAAGCGGACAGCAATTCTTTTCCCAGCAAGCAGCACATGGGCATTGCTATACCGTCATTTGGGCCAGCAAGTCGGCGTATAAGGAGGGCGATCCATGCATATCGTATTCGGTGGAGCCTTTAACGGCAAGCGCAAGTATGTAA
- a CDS encoding adenosylcobinamide amidohydrolase, with protein MLQIENLSGGYGDKKIVDRISFGVGKGRMLGILGPNGSGKSTLMKLISGVLGSTAGVVRIGGRALDDFPAKELARKMAVLPQLHAHAFSHTVRETVSLGRYPHQSGWFSSWSAEDEAAVQEAMQLMNISHYESTLLEEMSGGEQQRVFVAQALAQNAEVLLLDEPTNHLDINHQKELLDTIKRQAIEKELTVVSIFHDINLASMYCDELLLMDEGSIVRKGEPHEVVRTHDVESVYRTRVSNHPHPELPKPQITLLPNVRRKTPGQKVRAGDFLITPEFVAYQSELPLKTVSSAVVNAGSGWFRNFLNRRVDATYNIDNSYVEMVAYIEDSGLKATDTVAMMTAVRTEHAIVREYKADFGSIVVAVTAGVGNGVDVSQAVAREQRVGTINTWIMVNGILSDEAFIQAMITATEAKTKALQHEEVIDPLTGTIATGTSTDSCLVAATQQGEALPYAGPITEVGKLIGAGVFECTVEAIHLYREAKKA; from the coding sequence ATGTTGCAAATCGAAAATCTATCAGGCGGCTACGGCGATAAAAAAATCGTCGACCGCATTTCATTCGGTGTCGGAAAAGGCCGCATGCTCGGCATACTCGGGCCGAACGGCAGCGGGAAATCCACGTTGATGAAATTGATCAGCGGCGTCTTGGGGTCGACAGCCGGCGTGGTCCGGATAGGCGGCAGGGCGCTCGACGATTTCCCGGCCAAGGAATTGGCCCGCAAGATGGCGGTCTTGCCGCAGCTTCATGCGCATGCTTTTTCACATACTGTCCGCGAAACGGTTTCTCTCGGCAGGTACCCTCACCAAAGCGGATGGTTTTCCTCATGGTCCGCGGAAGATGAAGCGGCCGTCCAGGAAGCGATGCAGCTGATGAACATCAGCCACTACGAATCGACCTTGCTTGAGGAGATGTCTGGCGGCGAGCAGCAGCGCGTCTTCGTGGCGCAGGCATTGGCGCAAAACGCTGAGGTCCTGCTTCTTGATGAGCCGACCAACCACCTTGACATCAACCATCAAAAAGAATTATTGGATACGATCAAAAGGCAGGCCATCGAAAAAGAATTGACAGTTGTCTCGATTTTTCATGATATCAACTTGGCATCGATGTATTGCGACGAACTTTTATTGATGGACGAAGGAAGCATCGTCCGGAAAGGGGAGCCTCACGAAGTCGTCCGGACACATGACGTCGAGTCTGTCTATCGGACGCGTGTCAGCAACCATCCCCATCCAGAGCTGCCGAAGCCGCAGATCACTCTTTTGCCAAACGTACGGAGAAAAACACCAGGTCAGAAAGTGAGAGCCGGCGATTTTCTCATCACGCCGGAATTCGTCGCTTATCAGAGCGAGCTTCCGCTGAAGACGGTTTCCTCTGCAGTTGTCAATGCAGGCTCGGGCTGGTTCCGCAATTTCCTCAACCGCCGCGTCGACGCCACCTATAATATCGACAATAGTTACGTGGAAATGGTCGCTTATATCGAAGACAGCGGGTTGAAAGCGACGGATACGGTGGCGATGATGACAGCTGTGCGTACTGAGCATGCCATTGTCCGTGAATACAAAGCTGATTTCGGCAGCATCGTCGTGGCGGTGACGGCCGGTGTCGGCAACGGCGTTGATGTATCGCAGGCCGTGGCGCGTGAGCAGCGCGTCGGCACGATCAATACGTGGATCATGGTGAACGGCATTCTGTCGGATGAAGCGTTCATTCAAGCGATGATCACTGCGACTGAAGCCAAAACGAAAGCTTTGCAGCATGAAGAAGTCATCGATCCCTTGACCGGGACGATCGCGACGGGCACCTCAACCGATAGCTGCCTGGTCGCCGCGACGCAGCAGGGGGAAGCGTTGCCGTATGCTGGCCCGATCACCGAAGTCGGGAAGCTGATCGGCGCGGGTGTCTTCGAATGTACAGTCGAAGCGATCCATCTGTATCGCGAGGCGAAGAAAGCATGA
- a CDS encoding bifunctional adenosylcobinamide kinase/adenosylcobinamide-phosphate guanylyltransferase — translation MVRKQLTFISGGVRSGKSAYAEMLVREAHSERRVYIASGVAHDREMAVRIARHRKDRAQDGWWTIEQPQQLSEALPLIRQNDAVLWDCVTTWLANELYEGFEHGSLCADTPGCMEKKWRELKKTIDSIRAKAVYFAIVSNEILDEPLMDLVYQEWLGKIHQWLASCADEAIEMENGLAIRRK, via the coding sequence ATGGTTCGAAAACAATTAACATTCATCTCGGGAGGCGTGCGCAGCGGCAAAAGTGCATATGCTGAGATGCTTGTAAGAGAGGCGCATTCAGAACGGAGAGTATATATTGCAAGCGGGGTCGCCCATGACAGGGAAATGGCCGTCCGTATCGCGCGCCATCGCAAGGACCGTGCACAAGATGGCTGGTGGACGATCGAACAGCCTCAGCAATTATCCGAAGCATTGCCGCTCATCCGGCAAAATGACGCGGTGCTGTGGGATTGCGTCACGACATGGCTTGCGAATGAATTATATGAAGGTTTTGAGCATGGCAGTTTATGCGCAGATACGCCCGGCTGCATGGAAAAGAAATGGCGGGAACTGAAAAAAACCATCGATTCGATCCGTGCGAAAGCTGTTTATTTCGCCATCGTTTCCAATGAAATACTGGATGAGCCGTTAATGGATCTTGTATATCAGGAATGGCTCGGAAAGATTCACCAATGGCTCGCAAGCTGTGCGGACGAAGCGATTGAAATGGAAAATGGCCTTGCCATTCGGCGGAAGTGA
- the cobS gene encoding adenosylcobinamide-GDP ribazoletransferase: MANRTFEGLLLAFQFFSSIPVHKEIAMKKPQVTAMYSLLPVIGLVMGGAASATAWLLRDATDIGPLLIAFVIASSLWAMTGGLHLDGLADTGDAYFSYRSKARRLEIMGDPRIGAFGAMVLIFAIVGKIIVFAELIPYVSLIALAAVPVVSRIGLSVLSATAKPAKTEGLAAYFQRLIDRRRLMSALSAWSLLVLAIVFTFCGWAVALAFLIAAIIATIGYKKWCDKNFGGVTGDLLGAYAEGMELLLWGMLLFFV; this comes from the coding sequence ATGGCGAATCGGACATTTGAAGGCCTGTTGCTCGCATTTCAATTTTTTTCATCCATTCCGGTGCATAAAGAAATCGCTATGAAAAAGCCACAAGTGACAGCGATGTACAGCTTGTTGCCCGTGATCGGCCTGGTGATGGGGGGCGCTGCTTCAGCGACGGCCTGGCTTTTGCGGGACGCCACAGATATCGGCCCGTTATTGATTGCGTTTGTGATCGCTTCATCGCTCTGGGCGATGACAGGAGGATTGCACCTGGACGGATTGGCGGATACTGGCGATGCCTATTTTTCCTACCGGAGCAAGGCCAGGCGCCTTGAAATCATGGGAGACCCGCGGATTGGCGCATTCGGGGCGATGGTGCTGATTTTTGCGATTGTAGGAAAGATCATAGTGTTTGCGGAACTGATCCCATATGTTTCACTGATTGCCCTTGCCGCTGTGCCGGTCGTCAGCCGGATCGGGCTCTCGGTTTTATCAGCCACTGCAAAGCCGGCAAAAACAGAAGGGCTCGCGGCTTATTTCCAGCGTCTGATCGACCGTAGAAGACTAATGTCCGCATTGTCCGCCTGGTCGCTGCTTGTGCTTGCCATCGTGTTTACGTTCTGTGGATGGGCAGTGGCACTCGCCTTTTTAATTGCTGCGATCATTGCGACAATCGGCTATAAAAAATGGTGCGACAAGAATTTCGGCGGTGTAACGGGCGATTTGCTTGGGGCATACGCAGAAGGGATGGAGCTATTATTATGGGGAATGCTTTTGTTCTTCGTCTGA
- a CDS encoding FecCD family ABC transporter permease — MSKSALAYLVSLILLAGAMVLGVTVGTVPISPAVIWNPSSDEAAANILWNIRMPRVVLAGLVGAALAIAGAAFQGLLKNPLADPYTLGVSSGAAVGAVMTLFFGISIPFLGLFTLPVISMIGALITMLAVMGFARLVDRSMKMETVILTGIIFSSFLGSIMSLMIALTGEELRQIIGWLLGSVSMRGWPYVQMALPFVLAGSFVLWLYRRELNAMLFGEERAQHLGVDVKRSKMAILIGGSVLTGTAVAVSGTIGFVGLVVPHMTRLVWGSDHRHVLPLSFINGAALLIICDLVARTIISPTELPIGVITAFIGAPVFAFIFFRQRRGGL, encoded by the coding sequence GTGAGTAAATCTGCACTCGCCTATCTGGTCTCCCTGATTTTATTGGCCGGGGCGATGGTACTTGGCGTGACGGTCGGGACGGTGCCGATTTCACCGGCGGTCATCTGGAATCCTTCTTCAGACGAAGCCGCAGCGAACATTTTATGGAATATCCGCATGCCACGCGTAGTGCTTGCGGGACTGGTCGGTGCGGCACTTGCGATTGCGGGCGCAGCTTTTCAGGGCTTGCTGAAAAATCCGCTCGCTGATCCTTATACTTTGGGAGTGTCGTCCGGTGCCGCTGTCGGTGCCGTGATGACGCTTTTTTTCGGCATCTCCATTCCGTTTCTCGGCCTGTTCACCTTGCCGGTCATCAGCATGATCGGCGCATTGATCACGATGCTCGCCGTCATGGGCTTTGCGCGGCTTGTTGACCGGTCGATGAAGATGGAGACGGTCATTTTAACCGGTATCATCTTCAGTTCATTCCTCGGGTCGATCATGTCCTTGATGATCGCATTGACCGGCGAAGAGCTCCGGCAGATCATCGGTTGGCTACTCGGCAGCGTGTCGATGCGAGGCTGGCCTTATGTACAGATGGCTTTGCCGTTCGTATTGGCCGGTTCATTCGTCTTATGGCTCTACCGCAGGGAATTAAATGCCATGCTGTTCGGGGAAGAGCGCGCACAGCATCTGGGCGTGGACGTCAAGAGGAGCAAGATGGCGATTTTGATCGGCGGCTCGGTCCTGACCGGAACTGCCGTCGCAGTATCCGGGACGATCGGCTTTGTCGGCTTGGTCGTCCCGCACATGACACGTCTCGTCTGGGGTTCTGACCACCGGCATGTGCTGCCCTTATCGTTCATCAATGGAGCCGCGCTATTGATTATTTGCGACCTGGTGGCGCGGACGATTATCTCGCCGACCGAATTGCCGATCGGGGTCATCACCGCATTCATCGGGGCGCCGGTCTTTGCATTCATCTTTTTCCGCCAGCGCAGAGGAGGGCTTTAA
- a CDS encoding ABC transporter substrate-binding protein, with the protein MKNRWKFGTAAGIAAIVLAGCGDGAAPVEEQDVETPAEPPSEVAEAEFPVTLVDAMGDEVVIEEEPESFVSMIPSNTEIAYELGLGDKMVGVSDFDNYPEEVADLEKIGGQEFNVEKIISLQPDVVLAHESGLGMGTEGYQQLRDAGLNVFVVENAETFDEVYETISVIGQVSGAVEAADGLIEEMEAQVAEVEELAAGVDESKSVFVEIGSEPELYTAGTGTFIHEMLTMIQAENVAGGEEGWISMDPEAVVAANPEIIITTEGGYIENAAELIKERSGYADVTAVQEDAVHELNPDTVTRPGPRLTEGLMTMAELIYPETFSE; encoded by the coding sequence ATGAAAAACAGATGGAAATTCGGGACAGCTGCAGGAATAGCTGCCATTGTACTGGCTGGATGCGGCGACGGTGCGGCGCCTGTCGAAGAGCAAGATGTAGAAACACCGGCTGAACCGCCGTCGGAAGTAGCGGAAGCGGAATTTCCGGTCACCTTAGTCGATGCAATGGGCGATGAAGTGGTCATCGAAGAAGAACCGGAATCATTCGTTTCGATGATTCCTTCTAATACGGAAATCGCCTACGAACTCGGTTTGGGAGACAAAATGGTCGGCGTTTCGGATTTCGACAATTACCCGGAAGAAGTAGCGGATCTTGAAAAGATCGGTGGCCAGGAATTCAATGTGGAGAAAATCATCAGCCTGCAGCCGGATGTCGTTTTGGCCCATGAATCAGGGCTCGGCATGGGAACTGAAGGATATCAGCAGTTGCGTGATGCCGGATTGAATGTCTTTGTCGTGGAAAACGCAGAAACATTTGATGAAGTATATGAAACGATTTCGGTCATCGGCCAAGTGTCAGGCGCAGTGGAAGCGGCAGACGGGTTGATTGAAGAAATGGAAGCGCAAGTCGCGGAAGTGGAAGAACTGGCGGCTGGTGTCGATGAATCCAAATCGGTCTTTGTGGAGATCGGCAGCGAACCGGAACTTTATACAGCCGGAACGGGTACGTTCATCCATGAAATGCTGACAATGATCCAAGCGGAAAATGTAGCAGGAGGCGAGGAAGGGTGGATCAGCATGGATCCGGAAGCGGTCGTTGCGGCCAACCCTGAAATCATCATCACCACAGAAGGCGGCTATATCGAAAATGCTGCTGAACTGATCAAAGAGCGCAGCGGCTATGCAGATGTGACGGCCGTGCAGGAAGATGCCGTCCATGAATTGAATCCGGATACCGTCACGCGCCCAGGCCCGCGTTTGACGGAAGGCTTGATGACGATGGCAGAGTTGATTTATCCGGAGACCTTCAGTGAGTAA
- a CDS encoding ECF transporter S component, with the protein MKTQQIALAAVFISLSAIGGMVKIPLGIASIALDAMPALVAALFLAAPLAGLIAAAGHLLSALFGGMPLGPFHLLIALEMFAAVWLFAKLHRSGRNWLKWGAFIIGNGVLAAIPFYFLLSPAFFYASVPGLLLAASMNAAVAAFIAPFVTEAARRFA; encoded by the coding sequence GTGAAAACGCAGCAGATCGCTTTGGCCGCTGTTTTCATCAGTTTGTCCGCAATCGGCGGCATGGTTAAAATTCCGCTTGGCATCGCTTCGATTGCGCTCGACGCGATGCCGGCACTCGTTGCCGCGCTGTTTCTCGCAGCACCGCTTGCCGGATTGATCGCCGCGGCGGGCCACCTGTTATCGGCTTTATTCGGCGGCATGCCCCTCGGCCCGTTTCATTTATTGATTGCGCTTGAAATGTTTGCGGCCGTCTGGTTGTTTGCGAAGCTGCATCGCAGCGGCAGGAATTGGTTGAAATGGGGGGCATTCATTATCGGGAACGGCGTGTTGGCGGCCATCCCGTTTTATTTCCTGCTATCTCCTGCGTTTTTCTACGCATCGGTTCCGGGTTTGCTGCTGGCCGCTTCGATGAATGCCGCAGTTGCCGCATTCATCGCCCCGTTTGTCACAGAAGCGGCTCGGAGGTTTGCTTGA
- a CDS encoding pyridoxal phosphate-dependent aminotransferase, which yields MNLPEHGANPHRLYEQAGVKQPEDVIDFSENVHPFGPPAFLKEQWADFYDLLSSYPDPQAEPFRSAAAGYHGVLKEQVAAGNGAAEIFTWLAKRYRGKRVMLVEPAFSEYRSTLESEKVHILEIDLTPENDWQLQLVDVQEQVANCDAFYLCNPHNPTGRLMDLAQLEEIAALCTGKCELVIDEAFIDFIGEHASFIPLLTRYPHVIVVRSMTKMYALAGLRLGYVIAESSIIQQLTGSAAHWNVNGLAAAAGARCFSEKAYRAQIIAAAADERAKMEAYLESMGCPSVASVANFLCFQLPDPSRSGPFFHAMLEAGIVLRHTHSFKGMDGEWFRIGMKGASAMERLRKEMHRWFENN from the coding sequence TTGAATTTGCCTGAACACGGAGCCAATCCTCACCGCCTGTATGAACAGGCTGGCGTGAAGCAACCTGAAGATGTGATCGATTTCAGCGAAAACGTCCATCCGTTCGGACCGCCTGCTTTTTTAAAAGAGCAATGGGCAGATTTTTACGATTTGTTGTCTTCGTACCCGGACCCGCAAGCGGAACCGTTCCGTTCGGCAGCGGCCGGCTACCACGGCGTTTTAAAAGAACAAGTCGCTGCCGGAAATGGCGCTGCGGAAATCTTTACCTGGCTTGCAAAGCGATACCGAGGCAAACGGGTAATGCTGGTGGAACCGGCGTTTTCTGAATACCGGAGCACTTTGGAATCTGAAAAAGTTCATATATTGGAAATCGATTTAACGCCCGAAAATGATTGGCAATTGCAACTGGTAGACGTGCAAGAACAGGTGGCAAATTGCGATGCATTTTATTTGTGCAATCCGCATAATCCGACGGGTCGTCTAATGGACTTGGCACAACTCGAAGAAATAGCCGCATTGTGCACAGGAAAATGTGAATTGGTCATCGATGAAGCATTTATCGATTTTATCGGTGAACACGCTTCGTTCATTCCGCTGTTGACACGCTACCCGCATGTCATCGTCGTTCGATCGATGACGAAGATGTATGCGCTTGCGGGTCTTCGGCTCGGCTACGTCATTGCCGAGTCCAGTATCATCCAGCAATTGACAGGCTCCGCAGCCCATTGGAATGTCAATGGTTTGGCAGCGGCGGCGGGGGCGCGTTGTTTTTCGGAAAAGGCGTACCGCGCGCAGATTATTGCTGCGGCGGCCGATGAACGCGCAAAAATGGAAGCGTACCTGGAGTCGATGGGCTGCCCATCCGTGGCATCAGTCGCTAACTTCCTATGTTTTCAATTGCCCGATCCGTCGCGTTCAGGGCCTTTTTTCCATGCGATGCTGGAAGCCGGGATCGTCTTGCGCCATACCCATTCATTTAAAGGGATGGACGGCGAATGGTTCCGCATCGGCATGAAGGGCGCTTCGGCAATGGAGCGGCTGAGAAAGGAGATGCATCGATGGTTCGAAAACAATTAA